In the Streptomyces fradiae ATCC 10745 = DSM 40063 genome, ATGCCGCCGTCCGGAGGAGCTGCCGCCAGGTCCGCCAGGGCCCGCAGCGCGCGGGCGAGGTCGTCGCGCTCGGGTGAGGCGAGGCCCAGCCGGACGGCGTTCGGCGCCCGGTGGGGGTCCGCGGTGAAGGCCGACGCGGGCGTGACGGCGATGCCCTGGCGGGCCGCCGCCGCCACGAACAGGTCGGCCCGCCAGGCCGGGGGCAGGTCCCACCAGCAGAAGCACGAACGCGCGGCGGTGCGCGTGGCGAACCCGGACAGGTGGCTGCGGGCCAGCGAGTGCCGGGCCTCGACCTCCGCGCGCTTCGCCCGCACCAGCGCGTCCGCCGCGCCCGACGCCTCCCAGCGCGCCGCCGCCTCCAGGGCGAAGCCCGACGGGACCCAGCCGCCGGAGCGGATCGCCGCCTCCACCGGCCGCGCCAGCCGGTCCGGTACGACGGCGAAGCCCGCGGTCAGGCCGGGCGCGAGGCGCTTGGAGAGGCTGTCCACCACGACCGTCCGCTCCGGCAGGAGCGCGGCGAGCGGCGGCACGTCGTCGTGGAGGAACGCCCAGACGGCGTCCTCGACGACCGGCACGTCCAGCTCCCGCAGCGTGCCGGCCAGGGCGGCTCGGCGGGCGGGCGGCACGGTGAGGGACAGCGGGTTGTGCAGCACCGGCTGCAGGTAGACGGCGTGCAGCGGGGCCGAGCGGTGGGCGGCGGCGAGGGCGTCGGGCCGTATGCCCTCCTCGTCCATGGCCAGCGGGACGACGGTGACGCCGAGGCGGGCCGCGAGTGACGTCAGCACCGGGTACGTCAGCTCCTCGGCGCCGAGCCGCCCGCCCGGCGGGACCAGCGCGGCCACGGCGGCCGAGATGGCCTGGCGGCCGTTGCCCGTGAACAGCACCTGGTCGGGCCGGGGCCGCCAGTCCGCGCGGGCCAGCAGCCGGGCGGCCGACGCGCGGGCGTCCGCGGTGCCGGTCGCGCCGACCGGGCGCAGCGCGCCGTCCAGCACGTCGGTGCGCAGCAGTCCGGTGAGCGCCTCGGCGAGGAGGGCCGCCTGGCCGGGCACCGCCGGGTGGTTCAGCTCCAGATTGATCCGCAGCGGTGGCGGATCGCTCAGCGCGGGGCCGGCCGGGGGCGTCGTCGCCGCGCGGACGAACGTACCGCGCCCGACCTCGCCGACCGTCAGCCCGCGCCGCGCCAGCTCCTGGTAGACGCGGGCCGCCGTGGACGCGGCGATGCCCCTGTCGCGGGCGAACCGCCGCAGCGGAGGCAGCCGGTCGCCCGGTCTGAGCCGTCCCGTTGTGATGTCCACCGCGACCGCGTCGGCCACCTTCCGGTACTGGTCCTGCACTCCGGACACTCCCCTTCCGCGCTCCACATTGCACCGAGTGCAATGTTTGCATTGCTCTGAGTGGTGGTCGGTCCCTATGCTCGTCCCGTCCGAAGGCGTGCACGTCGAGGGGGGCAGGCATCGTGGTGGACGGCAGCGCACTGCTGGGGGTCTTCGTCGTGGCGCTCGGCATGGTGCTCACCCCGGGGCCGAACATGATCTACCTCGTCTCCCGCTCCCTCACCCAGGGGCGCCGGGCCGGAGTCGTCTCGCTCGGCGGTGTCGCCGTCGGATTCCTCGTCTACCTGGTGGCCACCAACCTCGGCCTGTCCGTGCTCTTCGTGGCCGTCCCCGAGCTCTACCTCCTCGTGAAGCTCGCCGGGGCCGCGTACCTCGGCTGGCTCGCCTGGTGTGCCCTGCGCCCCGGCGGCGTGTCCGTCTTCACCCCGCAGGACGTGCCGCCGGACTCGCGCCGCAGGCTCTTCACGATGGGGCTGATGACCAGCCTGCTCAACCCCAAGATCGCCATCATGTACCTGTCCCTCATCCCCCAGTTCGTCGACGTCGAGGACGGGCACGTACTCGCCCAGGGGCTCCTTCTCGGCGCCGTGCAGGTCGCGGTGAGCGTCGCCGTCAACCTCGCGATCGTCGTCGCCGCGGGCGCGATCGCCGTCTTCCTCGCCCGCCACCCCGCCTGGCTGCGGACCCAGCGGTACGCCATGGGCGCCGTCCTGGGCGCGCTCGCCGTCACCCTCGCCGCGGACACCTCCACGCCCCGTGCCGCGGCACGCTGATCACCGCCCCTCCGACGCCCTGGGCCCGATGTCCCGATGTCCGGATGTCCCGATGTCCGGAAGCCTTGGTGTCCTGGTGTCCCGTCCTCTGGATGGTGGCCGATGGGGCGTGATCGCGGGAGCCCTGTGGACAACCGCGGGTAAGCGTCGCGGCCCCCTGTGGACAACCACAGGGGGCCGCGGGAGGCGCCCTCGGAAGGCCGCGTGCACGGGTGGGTCAGCCGGTCCAGAAGTCCCACCAGCGGGTCAGGACGAGCATGCCGGTGATCCCGAGGTGCAGGACGGGCGCGACCCACGGGAGCTCGCCCAGGAACCGCCGCGCGCCCTCCGGGGCGGGCAGCCGGCCGTGCCGCGCGTTCTCGGCGGTGACCCGCCAGAACATGACGATCGTCGCCGCCCAGGCGAGGCAGCACCACAGGCACAGGGCGTTGATCCGGTACAGGGACTGGACCATCAGCCAGGTGCAGAAGGCCACGCCGAACAGCGTGCCCGCGTTCAGGCCGAGCCAGAACCAGCGGCGGTGCCGGGCACCCGCCAGCAGACCGGCGCCGATCGCCACGACCATGCCGTACGTGACGAGCCCGAGCATCGGGTTCGGGAAGCCGAACACGCCCGCCTGCTCGCTCCGCATGACGCTGCCGCACGACACGACCGGGTTCAGACTGCAGCCCGGCTGGAAGTCCGGGTCCTCCAGCAGCCGGAACTTGTCCAGGGTGATGACCCAGGAGGCGAGCACCCCAGCCGCCCCGGTCACCACCAGCAGCCAGGCGA is a window encoding:
- a CDS encoding aminotransferase-like domain-containing protein — its product is MSGVQDQYRKVADAVAVDITTGRLRPGDRLPPLRRFARDRGIAASTAARVYQELARRGLTVGEVGRGTFVRAATTPPAGPALSDPPPLRINLELNHPAVPGQAALLAEALTGLLRTDVLDGALRPVGATGTADARASAARLLARADWRPRPDQVLFTGNGRQAISAAVAALVPPGGRLGAEELTYPVLTSLAARLGVTVVPLAMDEEGIRPDALAAAHRSAPLHAVYLQPVLHNPLSLTVPPARRAALAGTLRELDVPVVEDAVWAFLHDDVPPLAALLPERTVVVDSLSKRLAPGLTAGFAVVPDRLARPVEAAIRSGGWVPSGFALEAAARWEASGAADALVRAKRAEVEARHSLARSHLSGFATRTAARSCFCWWDLPPAWRADLFVAAAARQGIAVTPASAFTADPHRAPNAVRLGLASPERDDLARALRALADLAAAPPDGGIPA
- a CDS encoding LysE family translocator — encoded protein: MVLTPGPNMIYLVSRSLTQGRRAGVVSLGGVAVGFLVYLVATNLGLSVLFVAVPELYLLVKLAGAAYLGWLAWCALRPGGVSVFTPQDVPPDSRRRLFTMGLMTSLLNPKIAIMYLSLIPQFVDVEDGHVLAQGLLLGAVQVAVSVAVNLAIVVAAGAIAVFLARHPAWLRTQRYAMGAVLGALAVTLAADTSTPRAAAR
- a CDS encoding vitamin K epoxide reductase family protein; this encodes MTTTRGAHTRPAPAHARPAAPAHARPATAPPPAGDGDAAGTAGASRAFAWLLVVTGAAGVLASWVITLDKFRLLEDPDFQPGCSLNPVVSCGSVMRSEQAGVFGFPNPMLGLVTYGMVVAIGAGLLAGARHRRWFWLGLNAGTLFGVAFCTWLMVQSLYRINALCLWCCLAWAATIVMFWRVTAENARHGRLPAPEGARRFLGELPWVAPVLHLGITGMLVLTRWWDFWTG